Proteins encoded within one genomic window of Mycolicibacterium monacense:
- a CDS encoding FMN-binding glutamate synthase family protein has product MSRAVRGLATAVASTVAAVGLRDLFQRRHALLRNYPVVGHARYLLEAVGPELRQYIVAANDEERPFTRDQRRWVYASAKKENNYFGFGTDNDVEHTSGYPVIKHRTFGRNGPASAPRAGQEVDLPCAKVMGAARDRPGAFRPASVVNISAMSFGSLSGNAVEALNRGAAMADCLHNTGEGGISRFHRCGGELIFQIGTAYFGCRDDQGRFNLEKLKEVVAGAPVRALEIKLSQGAKPSLGGLLPAPKVSAEIAAARGIPQGRDCVSPSRHAEFSDTDSLLDWVELLAAETGLPVGIKSAVGDLEFWEQLTDLMRDTDRGVDFVSVDGGEGGTGAAPLIFTDSVSLPFQLGFARVYRVFAERNLHEQVTFIGGGKLGLPDNAVVAFALGCDMVNVAREAMLAIGCIQALKCHTDTCPTGVATQNAWLARGLVPDVKAERVANYIKTLRRDLVKVAEACGVHHPGLIGTDSVDILDGRAASVPLHEVYGYTPDMGMPSKADCEEIIRLMTAEKTRGGSAEPSASAVG; this is encoded by the coding sequence ATGAGCCGGGCCGTTCGTGGTCTCGCCACCGCGGTCGCCTCGACGGTGGCAGCTGTCGGCCTGCGAGACCTCTTCCAACGCAGACACGCCCTCCTCCGCAACTACCCGGTCGTCGGGCACGCGCGGTATCTCCTGGAGGCCGTCGGCCCGGAGTTGCGCCAGTACATCGTCGCGGCCAACGACGAGGAGCGCCCGTTCACCCGCGACCAGCGGCGCTGGGTGTACGCATCGGCGAAGAAGGAGAACAACTACTTCGGGTTCGGCACCGACAACGACGTCGAGCACACCAGCGGCTACCCGGTGATCAAACACCGCACCTTCGGACGCAACGGGCCCGCGTCGGCGCCGAGGGCCGGTCAGGAGGTGGACCTGCCGTGCGCGAAGGTGATGGGCGCCGCGCGCGACCGTCCAGGGGCCTTCCGGCCGGCGTCGGTCGTCAACATCTCGGCGATGAGCTTCGGGTCGTTGTCCGGCAACGCGGTGGAGGCGTTGAACCGGGGCGCCGCCATGGCCGACTGTCTGCACAACACCGGCGAGGGTGGGATCTCACGCTTCCACCGGTGCGGTGGGGAGCTGATCTTCCAGATCGGGACCGCCTACTTCGGCTGCCGCGACGACCAGGGCCGGTTCAACCTCGAGAAGCTCAAGGAGGTGGTGGCCGGAGCTCCGGTCCGCGCGCTGGAGATCAAACTCAGTCAGGGCGCCAAACCGAGCCTCGGCGGGTTGCTGCCCGCCCCCAAGGTGTCCGCGGAGATCGCCGCGGCCCGCGGTATCCCGCAGGGCCGCGACTGTGTGAGCCCGTCTCGGCACGCGGAGTTCTCCGACACCGACAGCCTGCTCGACTGGGTGGAGTTGCTCGCCGCCGAGACCGGCCTGCCGGTCGGCATCAAATCGGCCGTCGGCGACCTCGAGTTCTGGGAGCAACTCACCGACCTCATGCGGGACACCGACCGGGGGGTGGACTTCGTGTCGGTCGACGGCGGCGAGGGCGGAACCGGCGCGGCGCCGTTGATCTTCACCGATTCGGTGTCGCTACCGTTCCAACTCGGCTTCGCCCGGGTCTACCGGGTCTTCGCCGAGCGGAACCTGCACGAGCAGGTCACCTTCATCGGCGGCGGGAAGCTCGGCCTGCCCGACAACGCGGTCGTCGCGTTCGCCCTCGGCTGCGACATGGTCAACGTCGCGCGGGAGGCGATGCTCGCGATCGGCTGCATCCAGGCCCTGAAGTGCCATACCGACACGTGTCCCACCGGCGTCGCGACCCAGAACGCGTGGTTGGCCCGCGGGCTGGTGCCGGACGTCAAGGCCGAGCGGGTGGCGAACTACATCAAGACCCTGCGCCGCGACCTGGTCAAGGTGGCCGAGGCCTGCGGTGTCCACCACCCCGGCCTGATCGGCACCGATTCGGTGGACATCCTCGACGGACGCGCCGCATCCGTCCCGTTGCACGAGGTCTACGGCTACACACCGGATATGGGGATGCCGTCGAAGGCCGACTGCGAGGAGATCATCCGGCTGATGACCGCCGAGAAGACCCGGGGCGGGTCCGCCGAACCGTCCGCGTCGGCGGTGGGGTGA
- a CDS encoding VOC family protein → MKIHLTSVLVDDQDKALRFYTDILGFTPKHDIPMGPARWLTVVSPENPDGTELVLEPDGHPAVKPFKEALVADGIPFTSFAVEDVQAEFERLTSLGVRFTQEPVDMGPVTTAVLDDTCGNLIQIAQQK, encoded by the coding sequence ATGAAGATCCACCTGACAAGCGTGCTCGTCGACGATCAGGACAAGGCGCTGCGCTTCTACACCGACATTCTCGGGTTCACCCCGAAACACGACATCCCGATGGGCCCGGCCCGGTGGCTCACCGTGGTGTCCCCGGAGAATCCCGACGGCACCGAACTCGTCCTCGAACCCGACGGCCATCCCGCCGTCAAACCGTTCAAGGAGGCGCTGGTCGCCGACGGCATCCCGTTCACGTCATTCGCCGTGGAAGACGTCCAGGCGGAGTTCGAGCGGCTGACCTCGCTGGGGGTCCGGTTCACCCAGGAACCCGTCGACATGGGGCCGGTGACCACCGCCGTACTCGACGACACCTGCGGGAACCTGATCCAGATCGCTCAACAGAAGTAG
- a CDS encoding DUF6498-containing protein, which produces MIRFVHLLTLLGVVAVPAAGWFAAQWSGGTTLAVYWVENVAVCAFIALRILVHQKRSPRRGHFRYEAPNTDRRAARSSFLTGFAVTGFAFCAAHGVFLGVILFLLDRNGESGFAAIDWRSVAYGCLGVVVLLAVDFVVDLPGLHRMPFRHLERTADQGVGRVLVVHLTLIFGMVGVALTGAPSAFFGVFVFLKTMFAISTALPQWEPEVAPRWFSRLMNRVPNVHPGQTFEQFWADDRAAERARREKNEQPWTAARRRG; this is translated from the coding sequence GTGATCCGGTTCGTCCATCTGCTGACGCTGCTGGGCGTCGTCGCCGTGCCGGCGGCCGGGTGGTTCGCCGCCCAGTGGTCCGGCGGCACCACACTCGCGGTCTACTGGGTGGAGAACGTCGCGGTATGTGCGTTCATCGCGCTCCGAATCCTCGTCCACCAGAAGCGGAGTCCCCGGCGCGGGCACTTCCGCTACGAGGCGCCGAACACGGACCGCCGCGCGGCGCGCAGTTCGTTCCTCACCGGCTTCGCCGTCACCGGGTTCGCATTCTGCGCGGCGCACGGCGTGTTCCTCGGCGTCATCCTGTTCCTGCTCGACCGCAACGGTGAGAGCGGCTTCGCCGCGATCGACTGGCGCAGCGTGGCCTACGGCTGCCTGGGAGTCGTCGTCCTGCTCGCCGTCGACTTCGTCGTGGACCTGCCCGGGCTGCACCGGATGCCGTTTCGTCATCTCGAGCGGACCGCCGACCAGGGCGTCGGACGCGTCCTGGTCGTCCACCTGACGCTGATCTTCGGCATGGTCGGGGTGGCTCTCACCGGGGCGCCCTCGGCGTTCTTCGGCGTCTTCGTCTTCCTCAAGACGATGTTCGCGATCAGTACGGCGCTCCCCCAGTGGGAGCCCGAGGTGGCGCCGCGCTGGTTCAGCCGCCTGATGAACCGCGTCCCCAACGTGCACCCGGGGCAGACCTTCGAGCAGTTCTGGGCCGACGACCGCGCCGCCGAACGCGCGCGGCGGGAGAAGAACGAGCAGCCGTGGACCGCCGCACGCCGCCGCGGGTGA
- the helR gene encoding RNA polymerase recycling motor ATPase HelR, translating to MPGYEDELRSERSYVSGLYTRLDGERARAKEKYAAALRGDGALVERDAEVRALAKEMQRLDVADDGLCFGRLDADSGERLYIGRIGIFDRDNDFEPLLLDWRAPLSRAFYVATAAHPEGMQRRRQFRTRGRQILDFTDEVFGKPRGDERGGDSALLAAVNAPRGEGMRDIVATIQAEQDAIIRLDHPGVLVIEGGPGTGKTVVALHRVAYLLYTQRARIERHGVLVIGPNPAFLDHISRVLPSLGETNVVLMTTGDLVPGISATAEDDAADVKGSLTMLDVLAAAVADRQRVPEQPLVIELPDVTVQIDPDTAQWAIEEARGSGLPHNHARKVFRETVGWVLTERAVSRIGRGWLSRADKGAWEELRADVLEDLADSEQYLAALDELWPVLTPQTLLADLYESRERLRAAGADERLWRSDGAAWTVSDVPLLDELVDLLGRDMAADIAAAKEREAETDYAEGVLESMVAHEDLMDDEDLLLATDLLHGEELAERFTERDNRELAERAAADRDWTYRHVVVDEAQELSAMDWRVLMRRCPSKSFTVVGDLAQRRSAAGARSWGAMLDTYVPGRWVYRPLSVNYRTPAEIMAVAAAVLAEFAPDVTPPESVRSTGVQPWRRQVTPDELPSAIGEFVDDESGREGTSVAIGPPDVPGTVAPSEVKGLEFDAVLVVEPERIFDGPRGAAELYVALTRATQRLGIAHCGPLPPALAALVDIPVDREAAR from the coding sequence ATGCCGGGGTACGAGGACGAACTGCGCTCCGAACGCAGCTATGTGTCGGGGCTCTACACCCGGCTCGACGGGGAACGCGCGCGGGCCAAGGAGAAGTACGCCGCGGCGCTGCGCGGGGACGGCGCGCTCGTCGAACGCGACGCCGAGGTGAGAGCCCTGGCCAAGGAGATGCAGCGGCTCGACGTGGCCGACGACGGCCTGTGTTTCGGCCGGCTGGACGCCGACTCCGGTGAGCGTCTCTACATCGGCCGGATCGGGATCTTCGACCGCGACAACGACTTCGAACCGCTGCTCCTCGACTGGCGGGCGCCGCTGTCTCGCGCTTTCTACGTCGCCACCGCCGCGCACCCCGAGGGGATGCAGCGGCGCCGCCAGTTCCGCACCCGCGGGCGGCAGATCCTCGACTTCACCGACGAGGTCTTCGGCAAGCCTCGCGGCGACGAACGCGGCGGCGATTCGGCGCTGCTCGCCGCGGTGAACGCGCCTCGCGGTGAGGGTATGCGCGACATCGTCGCGACGATCCAGGCCGAGCAGGATGCGATCATCCGGCTCGACCACCCGGGGGTGCTGGTGATCGAGGGCGGGCCGGGGACCGGTAAGACCGTGGTGGCACTGCACCGGGTCGCCTATCTGCTGTACACGCAGCGCGCCCGCATCGAACGTCACGGCGTGCTGGTGATCGGTCCGAATCCGGCGTTCCTCGACCACATCAGCCGTGTGCTGCCGTCGCTGGGTGAGACCAACGTCGTGCTGATGACGACCGGCGATCTGGTGCCGGGCATTTCGGCCACCGCCGAGGACGACGCCGCCGACGTGAAGGGTTCGCTGACGATGCTCGACGTGCTGGCGGCGGCGGTCGCTGACCGGCAACGGGTGCCCGAACAGCCCCTGGTCATCGAGCTGCCGGACGTCACCGTGCAGATCGACCCCGACACCGCCCAGTGGGCGATCGAAGAGGCTCGCGGCAGCGGACTGCCACACAACCACGCGCGCAAGGTCTTTCGCGAGACGGTCGGATGGGTGCTGACCGAACGCGCGGTGTCCCGAATCGGTCGGGGCTGGTTGTCGCGCGCGGACAAGGGGGCTTGGGAGGAGCTGCGCGCCGATGTCCTCGAAGACCTCGCCGACAGCGAGCAGTACCTCGCGGCGCTCGACGAGTTGTGGCCGGTGCTCACCCCGCAGACCCTGCTGGCCGATCTGTACGAGTCCCGGGAACGTTTGCGTGCAGCGGGCGCCGACGAAAGGCTGTGGCGCTCCGACGGTGCCGCGTGGACGGTGTCGGACGTGCCGTTGCTCGACGAACTCGTCGACCTGCTGGGCCGCGACATGGCGGCCGACATCGCCGCCGCGAAGGAACGCGAGGCCGAGACCGATTACGCCGAGGGCGTCCTCGAATCGATGGTCGCCCACGAGGATCTGATGGACGACGAAGACCTGCTGCTCGCGACCGACCTGTTGCACGGCGAGGAGCTGGCCGAACGCTTCACCGAACGCGACAACCGCGAGCTGGCCGAACGCGCTGCCGCGGATCGTGATTGGACCTATCGGCACGTCGTGGTCGACGAGGCACAGGAACTGTCGGCGATGGACTGGCGGGTGCTGATGCGGCGCTGCCCGAGCAAATCGTTCACGGTCGTGGGCGATCTCGCGCAGCGCCGCTCGGCCGCAGGCGCCCGGTCCTGGGGGGCGATGCTCGACACGTACGTACCCGGCCGCTGGGTCTACCGCCCCCTGTCGGTCAACTACCGCACCCCCGCGGAGATCATGGCGGTCGCGGCCGCGGTACTCGCCGAGTTCGCACCCGACGTCACACCGCCCGAGTCGGTGCGGTCGACGGGGGTGCAGCCGTGGCGCCGACAGGTGACTCCGGACGAATTGCCCTCGGCGATCGGCGAATTCGTGGACGACGAATCCGGACGCGAGGGCACCAGTGTCGCGATCGGTCCACCGGATGTGCCGGGGACGGTGGCGCCGAGCGAGGTCAAGGGTCTGGAGTTCGACGCCGTCCTCGTGGTCGAGCCGGAGCGGATCTTCGACGGTCCCCGGGGCGCGGCCGAACTCTACGTCGCCCTCACCCGCGCCACCCAGCGCCTCGGCATCGCGCACTGCGGGCCCCTTCCGCCTGCGCTGGCGGCACTGGTCGATATCCCTGTCGATCGGGAAGCCGCGCGTTAG
- a CDS encoding threonine aldolase family protein, whose amino-acid sequence MTLSTLHDPDWRGFASDNYAGVHPEVLAALAAANGGHQPAYGEDRYTARLRHVVREHFGDRAEVFPVFNGTGANVVSLTSVLPRWGAVIAASTAHIHTDEAGAPERMTGLKLLTVAAPDGKLTGELIEREAWGWGNEHRAQPLAVSVTQTTELGTLYSPAEVRALADLAHSRGMAVHMDGARLWNAAAALGVPFGDFTTDAGVDVVSLGGTKNGLLGVEAVVVLDPDRATGLSYLRKLTMQLSSKMRFASAQLLTLFDDDLGVRSAAHANAMAARLRSALEAGIADGTLPGLAFTQDTAANAVFATLPVGAVDRIRERVRFYDWDRTRGEVRWMTAWDTTAADVDRFVDVIREELVRR is encoded by the coding sequence GTGACGCTCTCCACGCTCCACGACCCCGACTGGCGCGGTTTCGCCAGCGACAACTACGCCGGGGTGCATCCGGAGGTGCTCGCCGCGCTGGCGGCGGCGAACGGTGGCCACCAGCCGGCCTACGGGGAGGACCGGTACACCGCGCGGCTGCGGCACGTCGTCCGCGAGCACTTCGGGGACCGGGCCGAGGTTTTCCCGGTGTTCAACGGCACCGGCGCCAACGTCGTCTCCCTGACCAGCGTGCTGCCGCGCTGGGGTGCCGTCATCGCGGCGTCCACCGCGCACATCCACACCGACGAAGCCGGCGCCCCCGAACGGATGACCGGCCTCAAACTGCTCACCGTCGCCGCACCGGACGGCAAGCTGACCGGCGAGCTGATCGAACGCGAGGCGTGGGGGTGGGGCAACGAGCACCGTGCCCAGCCGCTCGCGGTGAGCGTCACGCAGACCACCGAACTGGGCACGCTCTACAGCCCGGCCGAGGTGCGGGCGCTCGCCGACCTCGCGCACAGCCGCGGGATGGCCGTCCACATGGACGGCGCCCGGTTGTGGAACGCCGCGGCCGCACTCGGTGTGCCGTTCGGGGACTTCACCACCGACGCGGGCGTGGACGTGGTCAGCCTCGGCGGGACCAAGAACGGGCTGCTCGGTGTGGAGGCCGTCGTAGTCCTCGACCCGGACCGGGCCACCGGGCTGAGCTATCTGCGCAAGTTGACCATGCAGCTGTCGAGCAAGATGCGCTTCGCCTCGGCACAGCTGCTGACGCTGTTCGACGACGACCTCGGCGTGCGCAGTGCCGCACACGCGAACGCCATGGCCGCGCGGCTGCGCAGCGCACTCGAGGCGGGTATCGCCGACGGAACGCTTCCCGGGCTGGCGTTCACCCAGGACACGGCGGCCAACGCGGTCTTCGCGACGCTGCCTGTCGGGGCGGTCGACCGCATCCGCGAACGGGTGCGCTTCTACGACTGGGACCGCACCCGCGGGGAGGTGCGCTGGATGACCGCATGGGACACCACCGCCGCCGACGTCGACCGCTTCGTCGACGTCATCCGCGAGGAACTGGTGCGGCGCTGA
- the scnC gene encoding thiocyanate hydrolase subunit gamma: MVDEITDFEVLEIALRELCIEKGIFTAEEHRHFTEFAEQIGPTPAARLVARAWLDPDFKDLALREPMTASKEVGVDWMEPTGFGTPSDFTAFEILADTPGLHHVIVCALCSCYPRPILGNSPEWYRTPNYRRRLVRWPRQVLAEFGLYLPDDVEVRVQDSNQKHRFMVMPMRPEGTDGWTEDQLAEIVTRDCLIGVALPKPGVTTNVIVDTRPAVHPITD, from the coding sequence ATGGTCGACGAGATCACCGACTTCGAGGTCCTCGAAATCGCGTTGCGCGAATTGTGCATCGAGAAGGGCATCTTCACCGCCGAGGAGCACCGCCACTTCACCGAGTTCGCCGAGCAGATCGGACCCACCCCCGCCGCGCGTCTGGTGGCGCGGGCATGGCTCGACCCCGACTTCAAGGACCTCGCACTGCGCGAACCGATGACCGCGAGCAAGGAGGTCGGCGTCGACTGGATGGAGCCGACCGGGTTCGGCACGCCCAGTGACTTCACCGCCTTCGAAATCCTCGCCGACACACCGGGTCTGCACCACGTGATCGTCTGCGCCCTGTGCTCCTGCTACCCCCGGCCCATCCTCGGCAACTCACCGGAGTGGTACCGCACGCCCAACTACCGTCGGCGCCTGGTCCGCTGGCCGCGTCAGGTGCTCGCCGAATTCGGGCTCTACCTGCCCGACGACGTCGAGGTCCGGGTGCAGGACTCCAACCAGAAACACCGCTTCATGGTGATGCCGATGCGACCAGAGGGCACCGACGGCTGGACCGAAGACCAACTGGCCGAGATCGTCACGCGTGACTGCCTCATCGGGGTCGCGCTTCCGAAACCGGGTGTCACCACCAACGTCATCGTCGACACCCGGCCGGCCGTCCACCCGATCACCGACTGA
- a CDS encoding ArsR/SmtB family transcription factor: protein MVAGVGDVFKALADPTRRTILDELADRNGQTLFEICARLTTKHGLGSSRQAISQHLDVLEDAGLVQTRREGRYKFHYLDTTPLEPIVERWLDKTRRDKEESP from the coding sequence ATGGTGGCCGGTGTGGGTGACGTCTTCAAGGCCCTGGCCGATCCCACGCGCCGGACCATCCTCGACGAGTTGGCCGACCGCAACGGGCAGACGCTGTTCGAGATCTGCGCACGCCTGACCACCAAGCACGGGCTCGGCTCGTCGCGGCAGGCGATCTCCCAGCATCTGGACGTCCTCGAGGATGCGGGCCTGGTGCAGACCAGGCGCGAGGGCCGGTACAAGTTCCACTACCTCGACACCACACCGCTCGAGCCGATCGTCGAACGGTGGCTCGACAAGACCCGCAGGGACAAGGAGGAATCACCATGA
- a CDS encoding DEAD/DEAH box helicase: MTTPLLDDPSDLSTLRAKGEDPDELFASFAAWAEAGGTALYPAQEEALIELVSGANVILATPTGSGKSLVATGAQYAALAGNLRSYYTAPIKALVSEKFFALCGVFGAENVGMLTGDAAVNAAAPIIACTAEVLANIALREGADADIGLVVMDEFHFYGDPDRGWAWQVPLLELPHAQFLLMSATLGDVTFLREDLTRRTGRPTALVAHAERPVPLFYSYATTPMHETIGDLLETRQAPIYVVHFTQASALERAQALMSINVCTKAEKAAIADLIGAFRFSTAFGSTLSRLVRHGIGVHHAGMLPKYRRLVEQLAQAGLLKVICGTDTLGVGINVPIRTVVFSALSKYDGTRTRLLNAREFHQIAGRAGRAGYDTAGTVVVQAPDHEVENLKQFAKVADDPKKRRKLVRRKVPEGMVPWSESTMTRLVEAVPEPLHSNMRVSTAMILDVVARASEATGEGSRTGDPFVAMRRLLTDNHEPRKRQLQLIREAVGIARSLLQAGIIERVDTPDGRRYRLTVDLPRDFALNQPLSTFALAAIEVLDASAETYALDVVSVIEATLEDPRQILAAQLKKARGEAVAAMKAEGIEYDERIELLDDVTYPKPLEELLEHTFEVYLQTNPWAADGRLSPKSVVREMWERAFTFREYVSVYGLTRSEGAVLRYLSDAYKALRSGVPAAARTDEVTDIVEWLGELVRQVDSSLLDEWEQLTSPDRPLDAPVAVPARPRPLTGNERAFTAMVRNALFRRVELFARRRWAELGELDAASGWTAQDWAQVGDEYFAEHDDVGTGADARGPALLIFDREPGVWRVRQILDDPAGDHDWGFDVEVDLEASDEEGTAVVRLVDAGHLD; this comes from the coding sequence ATGACCACCCCGCTGCTCGATGATCCGAGCGATCTGTCCACCCTGCGCGCGAAGGGTGAGGATCCCGACGAGCTGTTCGCCTCCTTCGCCGCGTGGGCCGAGGCGGGCGGCACCGCGCTGTATCCGGCGCAGGAGGAGGCGCTGATCGAACTGGTCAGCGGCGCGAACGTCATCCTCGCGACGCCGACGGGGTCCGGGAAGTCGCTGGTCGCGACGGGCGCGCAGTACGCGGCACTGGCCGGCAACCTGCGCAGCTACTACACCGCGCCGATCAAGGCGTTGGTCAGCGAGAAGTTCTTCGCGCTGTGCGGGGTCTTCGGGGCGGAGAACGTCGGCATGCTCACCGGTGACGCGGCGGTCAACGCGGCGGCGCCGATCATCGCCTGCACCGCGGAGGTGCTCGCCAACATCGCGCTGCGCGAGGGGGCCGACGCTGACATCGGGTTGGTCGTGATGGACGAGTTCCACTTCTACGGCGACCCGGACCGCGGCTGGGCCTGGCAGGTGCCGCTGCTGGAGTTGCCGCACGCCCAGTTCCTGCTGATGTCGGCCACGCTCGGCGACGTCACCTTCCTGCGCGAGGATCTCACCCGGCGCACCGGCAGACCGACCGCGCTGGTCGCCCACGCCGAACGTCCGGTCCCGCTGTTCTACTCGTACGCGACCACCCCGATGCACGAGACCATCGGCGACCTCCTCGAGACCAGACAGGCGCCGATCTACGTCGTCCACTTCACCCAGGCCTCGGCGCTGGAACGGGCCCAGGCGTTGATGAGCATCAACGTGTGCACCAAGGCGGAGAAGGCCGCGATCGCCGACCTGATCGGGGCGTTCCGGTTCTCGACGGCCTTCGGCAGCACGTTGTCGCGGCTGGTGCGCCACGGGATCGGTGTGCACCACGCCGGGATGCTGCCCAAATACCGGCGCCTGGTCGAACAGCTCGCCCAGGCCGGTCTGCTGAAGGTCATCTGCGGCACCGACACCCTCGGTGTCGGCATCAACGTGCCCATCCGCACCGTGGTCTTCTCGGCGCTGTCGAAATACGACGGCACCCGCACCCGGCTGCTCAACGCCCGTGAGTTCCACCAGATCGCCGGCCGCGCCGGGCGGGCGGGCTACGACACCGCCGGCACCGTCGTCGTCCAGGCACCCGATCACGAGGTCGAGAACCTCAAACAGTTCGCGAAGGTCGCCGACGATCCGAAGAAACGCCGGAAGTTGGTGCGCCGCAAGGTGCCCGAGGGCATGGTGCCGTGGAGCGAGTCGACCATGACCCGGCTGGTGGAGGCGGTTCCGGAGCCGTTGCACAGCAACATGCGGGTGTCGACGGCGATGATTCTCGATGTCGTTGCGCGGGCGAGCGAAGCGACGGGGGAAGGATCCAGGACCGGGGACCCGTTCGTCGCGATGCGCCGGCTGCTCACCGACAACCACGAACCCCGCAAACGTCAGCTGCAGCTCATCCGCGAGGCGGTGGGGATCGCCCGCTCGTTGCTGCAGGCCGGGATCATCGAACGCGTCGACACACCCGACGGCCGGCGCTACCGGTTGACCGTCGACCTGCCCCGCGACTTCGCGCTCAACCAGCCGCTGTCGACGTTCGCGCTGGCCGCAATCGAAGTGCTCGACGCATCGGCGGAAACCTATGCCCTGGACGTCGTCTCGGTGATCGAGGCGACGCTGGAAGATCCGCGCCAGATCCTGGCCGCCCAGCTGAAGAAGGCCAGGGGCGAGGCCGTCGCCGCGATGAAGGCCGAGGGCATCGAATACGACGAGCGGATCGAACTGCTCGACGACGTCACCTATCCCAAACCGCTCGAAGAACTGCTCGAGCACACCTTCGAGGTGTATCTGCAGACCAATCCGTGGGCCGCGGACGGGCGGCTGTCGCCGAAGTCCGTGGTGCGCGAGATGTGGGAGCGCGCATTCACCTTCCGCGAGTACGTGAGTGTCTACGGGCTCACCCGTTCCGAGGGTGCCGTACTGCGCTACCTGTCCGACGCGTACAAGGCGCTGCGCTCCGGGGTGCCCGCGGCCGCGCGCACCGACGAGGTCACCGATATCGTCGAGTGGCTCGGTGAGCTTGTGCGGCAGGTCGATTCGAGCCTGCTCGACGAGTGGGAGCAGCTGACCAGCCCCGACCGGCCGCTGGACGCCCCGGTGGCGGTACCGGCGCGACCGCGCCCGCTCACCGGCAACGAGCGGGCGTTCACCGCGATGGTGCGCAACGCGCTGTTCCGCCGGGTGGAGCTGTTCGCCCGGCGCCGCTGGGCCGAACTCGGCGAGTTGGACGCCGCGTCCGGTTGGACGGCGCAGGACTGGGCGCAGGTCGGTGACGAGTACTTCGCCGAACACGACGACGTGGGCACCGGCGCCGACGCGCGCGGACCGGCGCTGCTGATCTTCGACCGCGAGCCCGGGGTGTGGCGGGTGCGCCAGATCCTCGACGATCCCGCCGGTGACCACGACTGGGGTTTCGACGTCGAGGTGGACCTGGAGGCCTCCGACGAGGAGGGGACGGCGGTCGTGCGCCTCGTCGACGCGGGCCACCTTGACTGA
- a CDS encoding NUDIX hydrolase — MTITYDEALRERIRAHLAGHDRRAVTDPTKRHAAVAVVLVDSELGEDRVDPAPVDDWIAGRPMPDAGLDGRMVDVSGGAAFLLCRRASRLSSHAAQWALPGGRLDPGETPVEAALRELDEEVGVALPDTSVLGLLDDYPTRSGYVITPVVVWGGGRLDLRPAPDEVVAAYRVGLHQLQRDDSPRFVTIPESPRPVVQIPLGNDLIHAPTGAVLLQLRWLALEGRPDRVDDLEQPVFAWK; from the coding sequence GTGACGATCACCTACGACGAGGCGCTGCGCGAGCGCATCCGGGCGCACCTGGCGGGCCACGACCGCCGAGCCGTGACGGACCCGACCAAGCGGCACGCCGCGGTGGCGGTGGTGCTGGTGGACTCCGAGCTCGGTGAGGACCGGGTGGACCCGGCGCCCGTCGACGACTGGATCGCGGGCCGGCCGATGCCCGATGCGGGCCTCGACGGCCGGATGGTCGACGTCTCGGGCGGCGCGGCGTTCCTGCTGTGCCGCAGGGCATCCCGGTTGTCGTCCCACGCGGCGCAGTGGGCGCTGCCCGGCGGCCGGCTGGACCCCGGGGAAACGCCGGTCGAGGCGGCGCTGCGCGAGTTGGACGAGGAAGTCGGTGTGGCGCTGCCGGATACGTCGGTGCTCGGCCTGCTCGACGACTATCCGACCCGCTCCGGCTACGTCATCACGCCCGTGGTGGTCTGGGGCGGTGGCCGGCTCGATCTGCGGCCCGCCCCCGACGAGGTGGTGGCGGCCTACCGGGTGGGCCTGCACCAACTGCAGCGCGACGATTCGCCGCGCTTCGTCACGATCCCCGAAAGCCCCCGCCCGGTGGTGCAGATACCGCTGGGCAACGATCTTATCCACGCCCCGACCGGAGCGGTCCTGCTGCAGCTTCGTTGGCTCGCGCTCGAAGGCCGCCCCGATCGCGTCGACGACCTCGAGCAGCCCGTCTTCGCCTGGAAGTAG